The window TGCGATTCTGAAGATGTCGCTTTTCTCAGACGGGATGCTTTTGTTCTATGGGCTTTGCGGAAACTTGCTCAAAGGTATTGAGGGAGATTTCAAGTTCCTTGAATGTCCCCTTGTACTGCTCAGGGACCCCGAAGGAAACATCGTTGATGACTGCATCTGTGCGGCCCTGGGGGGCAAAAGAGCTTTCGTGGAAAAAATAAAAAGTTTCCGGGGCGAAAGGGTTTTCATGATTACTCCGATGTGGGCTGCCAACTGGGAAAAAATGGTGGTGGCTAATGGGTTTGCCCGGAGCCTGGAAAATCTTGAAGAGTCAAAAATGGTATTTAGGGCTGCCAGATATACTCAGGTAGCAAAGATTAATACCGGCTTAAACTACCAGCAGAATTTTGAGTCCAGGGCAAGGGAGTTTGCAGCCTTCTATGGTTTTGGAATTACCGAATTCAAAACTGACCAGGTTATCTTCGAAATGTGTTACAGTGAACTGAAGCATTCGCTTACGGCCTATGACTGAATGAAAACTCTCTGGAAAAAGTGATCTCATGTCTGATTTTGATTTTTCAGGAAGTCACTTTTAGTTTCTCAGGGTAATTTTCCGGGGCCTTCGGATACATTTATCAATACCTTTCGGTATTTTACGGTTTGATTCTGTCTATATTAATTTTACGTTTCCGAAAATCGAGATCAATCACAGTTTTTTAAAGGCATAAAAATGAGTCCAGAAATCACTTCCATCCAGATGTTCGGGATTAAGACCCCTATCATCAGAGCAGGGGACGATATTGTGCAGATCCTCGAAGCTTCGCTACAGGACGCAGGCATTATTCCAGTTGAAGGGGATGTTTTTGTGCTGGCTGAATCTGCTGTTGCCACGGCGGAAAAGAGAATCGTCGAGCTTGCCAGCATCAGGCCCGGGGAAAGGGCATTATCCCTCGGAGAAAAATACGGGATAGACCCGAGGGAAATGGAGCTTGTGCTTCAGGAATGTGATGAGCTTTTCGGAGGCGTCCCCGGAGCCGCACTTACTATCACAAAGGGCATCCTGTCTCCAAATGCCGGAATAGATGCTTCAAACGCTCCTGAAGGCCATGTCGTCCTGCTTCCAGCGGACCCGAGAAGAA is drawn from Methanosarcina lacustris Z-7289 and contains these coding sequences:
- a CDS encoding DUF1638 domain-containing protein — protein: MSIISCKMFEDEIVHLVEHDEEVDEVLILKNGSSGDIVRKFGDIGCPCRELTFNNVEAYRCHKYVKQEDGEGFMLVLNILEVVGMGKKRTMLKTNVYDAILKMSLFSDGMLLFYGLCGNLLKGIEGDFKFLECPLVLLRDPEGNIVDDCICAALGGKRAFVEKIKSFRGERVFMITPMWAANWEKMVVANGFARSLENLEESKMVFRAARYTQVAKINTGLNYQQNFESRAREFAAFYGFGITEFKTDQVIFEMCYSELKHSLTAYD
- the cofE gene encoding coenzyme F420-0:L-glutamate ligase, whose product is MSPEITSIQMFGIKTPIIRAGDDIVQILEASLQDAGIIPVEGDVFVLAESAVATAEKRIVELASIRPGERALSLGEKYGIDPREMELVLQECDELFGGVPGAALTITKGILSPNAGIDASNAPEGHVVLLPADPRRSSKNIRKKLEQRYSCRLGVIVGDSRTQPLRLGCTGIALGVSGFVPVEDARGTFDIYGKPLRLTYKAAADNLVSAAELLMGEAGERVPCVLIRGAPVQMVDESPEMPTISMEGCMYFGNIIKDRKENPKKENQ